GGCGTTATACGGAAATTTCGACCTGTGGGTGAGGCCCAAGACCCTGTTTGTAGAGACGGTCACGGTCAACGGCAAGACGGTGCCTCGATTTACCTATCTCGGAGCGCACTGACCCCCATCCAGAAACGTCCAGGTCACAAACGTGGCGGCCTGCCCCTGCCGCCGTCTCTGTGGATCATGCACATTCCACACGGTCGCGCCCTCGACCAGAAATCGACGCCCGGTCCGCGAGATGCGGATGCCGCGGTAATCGTCGATATAGCCCTGGCCCGCGGCCCGCATCAGCATCCGTTCCCGCTCAGCCTGGTTGACCGGTTCCGCCGTCAGGCGCGAAGGGGTGCGGGTAAGTTCCGCCCACGTCACCTCCCACAGGTTCAAGGCTTGTTGGTTCCCATAATTCAGGATCGGATCCTCTTCCATTCCATGTGAGACGACGACCAATGGAGCGGAAAAGAGGGCTGACGCCTGGGCTGCTGCCGACCCTTCCCGAGGGAGCAATTCCCTTCCGGTCCAGTCCCGAAAACTGTCCAGCAACCATTGCGCCCACCTGACCAAGCCGGGCTCTAACCAAGGGGTCTGCGTTGACTGTGTATCCATCTCGCCGGGCCTCGGAACAGGACTCGCTGCCTGCCCGGCCTAGTTAGCATGGATCAGGGCTGGGGCTCAATCGTCAACGGCGAGAGGGCTTGCGCAGGTAGCGGATGAACAACGGTTCTCCATTCCTGCCCATGAGGGTCATCACAAGGTCGCCGGTTCCCACGGACACTGGATGGTTTGGATTCTGTCGGTCTGAAGTGATCGTGAGGCATTGCCAGGTCTCTGCGGCGGCCCCTGGCCCGCTCGATTTCACCATGACCAACCCGGGATAGTCGGGGTCCATCTCGTATCGAAGGACCGACGGGACCTTGCCAAGGATGTGGCCAGGCGACTCGATGAAGGCCTTGGGCGAGTGTGCCGATTTCATCGACCCATCGATAGAGAATTGAAAGAGTTGATGAGGATAGAGGTAGGGAGCTGTCGGGTCTTTGGCACGAAACCTGGCGCTGTAGGTCACCAACTGCCAGGTGCCTAGCAGATCCATCCTCCGGCAGGAACGGGTCGCGGAAGAGTCGATCTCCAGCGAGGCCGCGATTGAAGGGAGCGGCATCGCTTTCGATGAGAGGTCTCCCGCCCAACTAAACCGGCCCATGGTATCGAGACTCAGGAACCCAAGGCAGGCAACAAGGAAGGTCCAAGAAATGATTCGATGTCCGGAGAGAGGATGACTCCTGCCCATCATTCGCGTGAACCTGTGATCGCCATGATGAATCGGCCGGCCAGTGGAGCGGAGCGGCAACTCACTCGTTCTTGTCGTGGTGCTCATCGGCTTGCCTGGTTCGCTTCCGGGTCGAGGCCGCCTGCCGATCCTCGATCATCCGGCATTCGCAAAAGGAGACCTGGCGAGCATCCGCCTTAATCGACACGATCATCGAACCACAGTGGGGGCAGCCCAGCGGGTCGGACTGGCGCCAGATAGTCCAGCGCGGAATTCTGATGCGCTCGGCATCGACCGGTCGTGATTTCATACCTGCTCTTTCGGTTTCCTGCGCCCGACACTTGAAGGGATGGTCCCGGGCAGATGCCTCTTGCCTCGCCGGCACGCGACACATGTATAATGCTTGGCCTAAGTGTAGCACGCTCATCATCACGTCAAGACGGATCCGAGGATTTTCGATGGCCGGCCAGACCATGTTCGAAAAAATCTGGAATGCCCATGTGGTTCGCGAGGAACCGGACGGGACGACGCTCCTCTACATCGACCGCCATCTTGTGCATGAAGTGACCTCACCCCAGGCATTTGAAGGCCTCAAGCTGGCGGGCCGTAAGCCTCGGCGGCCCGGGTCGGTGCTGGCCGTGCCCGATCACAATGTTCCGACGACCGACCGTCGCCT
The DNA window shown above is from Nitrospira tepida and carries:
- a CDS encoding DUF1653 domain-containing protein gives rise to the protein MTTVRPGRYRHYKGKEYRVIACAKHSETDEELVVYRALYGNFDLWVRPKTLFVETVTVNGKTVPRFTYLGAH
- a CDS encoding MEKHLA domain-containing protein, with the translated sequence MDTQSTQTPWLEPGLVRWAQWLLDSFRDWTGRELLPREGSAAAQASALFSAPLVVVSHGMEEDPILNYGNQQALNLWEVTWAELTRTPSRLTAEPVNQAERERMLMRAAGQGYIDDYRGIRISRTGRRFLVEGATVWNVHDPQRRRQGQAATFVTWTFLDGGQCAPR